One Tenrec ecaudatus isolate mTenEca1 chromosome 12, mTenEca1.hap1, whole genome shotgun sequence DNA segment encodes these proteins:
- the SLC32A1 gene encoding vesicular inhibitory amino acid transporter produces MATLLRSKLSNVATSVSNKSQAKVSGMFARMGFQAATDEEAVGFAHCDDLDYEHRQGLQMDVLKAEGEPSGDDSAGPPVEGDIHYQRGDGAPLPPSGSKDQALGAGGEFGGQDKPKITAWEAGWNVTNAIQGMFVLGLPYAILHGGYLGLFLIIFAAVVCCYTGKILIACLYEENEDGEVVRVRDSYVAIANACCAPRFPTLGGRVVNVAQIIELVMTCILYVVVSGNLMYNSFPGLPVSQKSWSIIATAVLLPCAFLKNLKAVSKFSLLCTLAHFVINILVIAYCLSRARDWAWEKVKFYIDVKKFPISIGIIVFSYTSQIFLPSLEGNMQQPSEFHCMMNWTHIAACVLKGLFALVAYLTWADDTKEVITDNLPGSIRAVVNLFLVAKALLSYPLPFFAAVEVLEKSLFQEGSRAFFPACYAGDGRLKSWGLTLRCALVVFTLLMAIYVPHFALLMGLTGSLTGAGLCFLLPSLFHLRLLWRKLLWHQVFFDVAIFVIGGICSVSGFIHSLEGLIEAYRTNAED; encoded by the exons ATGGCCACCCTCCTCCGCAGCAAGCTGTCCAACGTGGCCACATCCGTGTCCAACAAGTCCCAGGCCAAGGTGAGCGGTATGTTCGCCAGGATGGGCTTTCAGGCGGCCACGGATGAGGAGGCGGTGGGCTTCGCGCATTGCGACGACCTTGACTATGAGCACCGCCAGGGCCTGCAGATGGACGTCCTGAAAGCCGAAGGAGAACCCAGCGGGGACGACAGCGCTGGGCCGCCCGTCGAGGGAGATATCCATTATCAGCGCGGCGACGGCGCGCCGCTGCCGCCCTCGGGCTCCAAGGACCAGGCCTTAGGGGCTGGTGGCGAGTTCGGGGGACAAGACAAACCCAAGATCACAGCGTGGGAGGCGGGCTGGAACGTGACCAACGCCATCCAG GGCATGTTCGTGCTGGGCCTGCCCTACGCCATCCTGCACGGCGGCTACCTGGGCTTGTTCCTCATCATCTTCGCCGCAGTGGTCTGCTGCTACACGGGCAAGATCCTCATCGCGTGCCTGTATGAGGAGAACGAGGACGGCGAGGTGGTGCGCGTGCGGGACTCATACGTGGCCATTGCCAACGCGTGCTGCGCACCGCGCTTCCCCACGCTGGGCGGTCGTGTGGTGAACGTGGCACAGATCATCGAGCTGGTCATGACGTGCATCCTCTATGTGGTGGTGAGCGGCAACCTCATGTACAACAGCTTCCCAGGGCTGCCGGTGTCGCAGAAGTCCTGGTCCATCATCGCCACCGCCGTGCTGCTTCCCTGCGCCTTCCTCAAGAACCTCAAGGCCGTGTCCAAGTTCAGCCTGCTGTGCACCCTGGCCCACTTCGTCATCAACATCCTGGTCATCGCCTACTGCCTCTCGCGGGCGCGCGACTGGGCCTGGGAGAAGGTCAAGTTCTACATCGATGTCAAGAAGTTCCCCATCTCCATCGGCATCATCGTATTCAGCTACACGTCGCAGATCTTCCTGCCGTCACTCGAGGGCAACATGCAGCAACCCAGCGAGTTCCACTGCATGATGAACTGGACGCACATCGCCGCCTGCGTGCTCAAGGGCCTCTTCGCGCTCGTCGCCTACCTCACCTGGGCTGACGACACCAAGGAGGTCATCACGGATAACCTGCCGGGCTCCATCCGCGCCGTGGTCAACCTCTTCCTGGTGGCCAAGGCGCTCTTGTCCTACCCGCTGCCTTTCTTCGCCGCCGTCGAGGTGCTGGAGAAGTCGCTCTTCCAGGAGGGCAGCCGCGCCTTCTTCCCCGCCTGCTATGCCGGCGACGGGCGCCTCAAGTCTTGGGGACTGACGCTGCGCTGCGCGCTCGTAGTGTTCACGCTGCTCATGGCCATCTACGTGCCGCACTTCGCGCTGCTCATGGGTCTCACGGGCAGCCTCACTGGCGCCGGCCTCTGCTTCCTGCTGCCCAGCCTCTTCCACCTGCGCCTGCTCTGGCGCAAGCTGCTCTGGCACCAGGTCTTCTTCGACGTCGCCATCTTCGTCATTGGCGGCATCTGCAGCGTGTCCGGCTTCATACACTCGTTGGAAGGCCTCATAGAGGCCTACCGAACCAACGCCGAGGACTAG